The following coding sequences are from one Sesamum indicum cultivar Zhongzhi No. 13 linkage group LG11, S_indicum_v1.0, whole genome shotgun sequence window:
- the LOC105173473 gene encoding zinc finger A20 and AN1 domain-containing stress-associated protein 8-like isoform X1, with product MEKTKMEQNETGCQTPQAPILCVNNCGFFGTAATMNMCSKCYKDLVMKQEQAKLAASSIQSIVNGSSSIEGTNVAVVKEAQAASSEVTVATIQISSASPASETSEEVKDGPKRCGACRKRVGLTGFICRCGSIYCAVHRYSDKHNCPFDYRTVGQEAIAKANPIVKAEKLDKI from the exons ATG gaaaaaacaaaaatggaacAAAATGAGACGGGATGCCAAACTCCTCAAGCTCCCATCCTCTGTGTCAACAACTGTGGGTTCTTTGGAACAGCAGCAACCATGAACATGTGTTCTAAGTGTTACAAAGACCTCGTTATGAAGCAAGAACAGGCTAAACTTGCTGCTTCATCCATTCAAAGTATTGTGAACGGGAGCTCCAGTATCGAAGGAACAAATGTTGCTGTTGTCAAGGAAGCACAGGCCGCCTCATCAGAGGTCACGGTGGCTACAATACAAATATCTTCTGCATCGCCGGCAAGCGAGACAAGTGAGGAAGTTAAAGATGGCCCAAAAAGGTGCGGCGCTTGCAGGAAGCGTGTTGGTTTGACAGGGTTTATTTGTCGGTGTGGCAGTATTTACTGTGCCGTTCATCGTTACTCTGACAAACACAACTGCCCCTTTGATTACCGTACTGTGGGGCAGGAAGCTATAGCCAAAGCCAACCCAATTGTCAAGGCAGAAAAGCTTGACAAGATATAG
- the LOC105173473 gene encoding zinc finger A20 and AN1 domain-containing stress-associated protein 8-like isoform X2 produces the protein MEQNETGCQTPQAPILCVNNCGFFGTAATMNMCSKCYKDLVMKQEQAKLAASSIQSIVNGSSSIEGTNVAVVKEAQAASSEVTVATIQISSASPASETSEEVKDGPKRCGACRKRVGLTGFICRCGSIYCAVHRYSDKHNCPFDYRTVGQEAIAKANPIVKAEKLDKI, from the coding sequence atggaacAAAATGAGACGGGATGCCAAACTCCTCAAGCTCCCATCCTCTGTGTCAACAACTGTGGGTTCTTTGGAACAGCAGCAACCATGAACATGTGTTCTAAGTGTTACAAAGACCTCGTTATGAAGCAAGAACAGGCTAAACTTGCTGCTTCATCCATTCAAAGTATTGTGAACGGGAGCTCCAGTATCGAAGGAACAAATGTTGCTGTTGTCAAGGAAGCACAGGCCGCCTCATCAGAGGTCACGGTGGCTACAATACAAATATCTTCTGCATCGCCGGCAAGCGAGACAAGTGAGGAAGTTAAAGATGGCCCAAAAAGGTGCGGCGCTTGCAGGAAGCGTGTTGGTTTGACAGGGTTTATTTGTCGGTGTGGCAGTATTTACTGTGCCGTTCATCGTTACTCTGACAAACACAACTGCCCCTTTGATTACCGTACTGTGGGGCAGGAAGCTATAGCCAAAGCCAACCCAATTGTCAAGGCAGAAAAGCTTGACAAGATATAG
- the LOC105173475 gene encoding zinc finger A20 and AN1 domain-containing stress-associated protein 5: MAQRTEKEETEFKVVPETITLCVKCGVAGNSATNNLCQTCYSTPAAASTSAVGTPAASAGGPKPKNHVFVGKSFRSSSSTRSSLERSLNMSETSGDLKKEASETADVAPPVKREVNRCSGCRRKVGLTGFRCRCGELFCADHRYSDRHDCSYDYKTAGREAIARENPVVKAAKIVKI, from the coding sequence ATGGCACAGAGAACGGAGAAAGAAGAGACGGAGTTCAAGGTCGTACCGGAGACCATCACGCTGTGCGTTAAATGCGGCGTCGCGGGGAATTCCGCCACCAATAATTTATGCCAGACGTGTTACAGCACGCCCGCAGCGGCGTCCACCTCCGCCGTCGGTACGCCTGCGGCATCAGCAGGCGGACCGAAACCTAAAAACCATGTGTTTGTGGGGAAATCCTTCAGATCTAGCTCATCGACAAGGTCTTCTCTGGAAAGGAGCTTGAACATGTCTGAAACGAGTGGAGATCTGAAGAAAGAGGCATCGGAAACGGCCGATGTTGCACCGCCTGTGAAGAGGGAGGTCAACCGGTGCTCCGGTTGTAGGAGGAAGGTAGGTCTAACCGGGTTTAGATGCCGCTGCGGCGAGCTCTTCTGTGCCGATCATCGGTACTCCGATCGCCACGATTGCAGCTACGATTACAAAACCGCCGGCCGGGAGGCGATCGCGAGAGAGAACCCGGTGGTCAAAGCCGCGAAGATAGTCAAAATTTGA
- the LOC105173476 gene encoding sm-like protein LSM7 isoform X1 — MSGRKETVLDLAKFVDKGVQVKLTGGRQVTGTLKGYDQLLNLVLDEAIEFLRDPEDPLKTTDQTRRLGLIVCRGTAVMLVSPTDGTDEIANPFVQPDGA; from the exons ATG tCGGGCAGAAAGGAAACAGTTTTGGATTTAGCGAAATTCGTGGACAAGGGTGTCCAAGTCAAACTAACTGGTGGAAGACAAG TGACTGGAACTCTGAAAGGGTATGACCAATTGCTGAATCTTGTTCTGGATGAAGCGATAGAATTTCTTAGAG ATCCAGAAGATCCGCTGAAGACTACTGACCAGACCCGTCGCCTTGGCCTCATA GTTTGCCGCGGAACTGCTGTGATGCTTGTTTCCCCAACAGATGGCACAGATGAAATCGCCAATCCATTCGTCCAGCCTGATGGGGCTTAG
- the LOC105173476 gene encoding sm-like protein LSM7 isoform X2 — translation MPELPQLNTFFLSVTGTLKGYDQLLNLVLDEAIEFLRDPEDPLKTTDQTRRLGLIVCRGTAVMLVSPTDGTDEIANPFVQPDGA, via the exons ATGCCTGAATTACCACAGCTTAATACATTCTTCCTTTCAGTGACTGGAACTCTGAAAGGGTATGACCAATTGCTGAATCTTGTTCTGGATGAAGCGATAGAATTTCTTAGAG ATCCAGAAGATCCGCTGAAGACTACTGACCAGACCCGTCGCCTTGGCCTCATA GTTTGCCGCGGAACTGCTGTGATGCTTGTTTCCCCAACAGATGGCACAGATGAAATCGCCAATCCATTCGTCCAGCCTGATGGGGCTTAG
- the LOC105173477 gene encoding 60S ribosomal protein L31-like has translation MVEKGKPRKEEVVTREYTINLHKRLHGCTFKKKAPKAIKEIRKFAHKAMGTTDVRVDVKLNKHIWSRGIRSVPRRIRVRIARKRNDDEDAKEELYSLVTVAEIPDGGLKGLGTQVIEEEE, from the exons aTGGTGGAGAAGGGTAAGCCCAGGAAGGAGGAGGTTGTCACCAGGGAATACACCATCAATCTGCACAAGCGCCTCCATGGATG CACCTTCAAGAAGAAGGCACCAAAAGCTATAAAGGAAATAAGAAAGTTTGCCCACAAGGCAATGGGAACAACTGATGTCAGAGTTGACGTCAAATTGAACAAACACATTTGGAGCCGTGGAATCCGAAGCGTACCACGAAGAATCCGTGTTCGCATTGCACGAAAGAgaaatgatgatgaagatgccAAGGAGGAGCTTTACTCTTTGGTAACTGTTGCCGAAATTCCAGATGGAGGGTTGAAGGGATTGGGCACCCAAGTCATCGAAGAGGAAGAGTGA
- the LOC105173478 gene encoding uncharacterized protein LOC105173478 gives MAKDNRVGEIEEEEEEAAPLLSKSPEPEAARTIKTKVPEAEVQVYKQGKSPIDVIKMAVSGWDQDQLEVREILEKYGFKSVYALTPGSGRGVPIRFNPRNGRSLLTDRDGAVVYLDGEPKDSLLQPITKILLGVAVITVMIVLVMKETPSWAEKLNFSGGRIPPWVLACAVIVFTRSRKSFLEKHLQ, from the coding sequence ATGGCGAAAGACAACCGCGTCGGAGAGatcgaagaagaagaagaagaggctGCGCCGCTGCTATCGAAGAGCCCTGAACCCGAGGCGGCCCGAACCATCAAGACAAAAGTGCCGGAGGCGGAGGTGCAAGTATACAAGCAAGGGAAGAGTCCGATTGACGTCATTAAAATGGCTGTGAGCGGGTGGGACCAGGACCAGCTGGAGGTCCGAGAAATTCTGGAAAAGTACGGGTTCAAGTCGGTTTATGCGTTAACACCCGGATCGGGTCGGGGAGTGCCCATCAGGTTTAATCCGAGGAACGGCCGGTCATTGCTCACTGACAGAGATGGCGCCGTTGTTTATCTTGACGGAGAGCCTAAGGACTCATTGCTCCAGCCCATTACCAAGATATTATTAGGAGTAGCAGTAATAACCGTAATGATTGTCTTGGTTATGAAAGAGACTCCAAGCTGGGCAGAAAAGCTCAACTTCTCAGGTGGTCGTATTCCACCTTGGGTTTTAGCTTGTGCAGTTATTGTTTTCACTCGATCGCGGAAGAGTTTTCTAGAAAAACACCTACAGTGA
- the LOC105173807 gene encoding putative late blight resistance protein homolog R1B-14 encodes MAYNLESLVQILEQLLDHHQPLWVLDPNKKPRLESLLKKACFLKEFFENSSSAATSYRLQSVESRIRDVAYKAEDVLESHLVDQLLSSPEGESFIFSPPDLDLEKVTGELDSAKEEMMAIMEGRDMHLKYRLIGGKSELEVIPIVGMGGIGKTTLARNLYHDPSVISHFDVRIWATISQDYSEGGILNGLLRSIWVSHPLLLLGNERMVEELYKGLKRRRYLIVLDDIWNKKPWTVLRKCFPDDGTGSRIIVTTRLLEVADYIASGSSYHHMNPLKDDESWKLLHQKVFAAEETCSSELVSIGRNIAENCRGLPLAIDVVGGLLSQAERSQVFWEQVAKDISEAAADNTTAHLFQILSVSYNYLPHHLKPCFLYMGIFKEDSEIRASKLIKLWVAEGFLKPISGKSLEEAAEMYLKALADRNLICVPREEFKGNVKSYSIHDLLRDLCVRKAYEENFLFLKARYIPGDVSSRRVCAHRIQDIDRPLDQMRLTRSVLFMGNVSWMILSPLISAFRLLRVLDILSIGCILFPGEIIQLVNLRYLALRTSKVPSSISRLWNLQVLIVEAIADSFNRHVVTPEILEMTQLRHIKFKGFCVWYDDQYREHIVVQDQLQSLSTIAVSGLTDRVLRTIPNLKKLGIFCDEKFDHVRDLSRLHKLHSLKCSSGLYVHHHSDLSNLIFPDSLKKLALQHCVIHDPHMSRIGNLPNLQILKLSNCGIKNRKWKVNEGEFCQLKYLIMEHLHMDFWAADDICFPRLEHLIIRHCAWLPEIPYGIGDIPTLKVIEVRQYLPPLLDSVRMIQKKQEKNGNDGLEVRLSTTTLLQ; translated from the coding sequence ATGGCTTACAACCTTGAATCCCTTGTCCAAATCCTAGAGCAGTTGCTGGATCATCACCAGCCTCTTTGGGTTCTTGATCCCAACAAGAAACCACGACTTGAATCCCTCTTAAAGAAGGCCTGTTTCTTGAAAGAGTTTTTCGAAAATTCTTCTTCAGCGGCGACTAGCTATAGATTACAAAGTGTGGAGAGTCGAATCAGAGATGTAGCGTATAAGGCAGAAGATGTTCTTGAATCCCATCTCGTGGATCAACTTCTTTCAAGCCCTGAAGGTGAGAGCTTCATTTTCTCCCCTCCAGATCTGGATTTGGAGAAAGTAACTGGAGAACTTGACTCTGCAAAGGAAGAGATGATGGCGATTATGGAAGGGCGTGATATGCATTTGAAATATCGACTCATAGGGGGAAAATCTGAACTTGAGGTTATCCCTATTGTGGGCATGGGAGGCATTGGTAAGACTACTTTGGCCCGAAACCTTTATCACGATCCCTCTGTTATTTCCCACTTTGATGTTCGTATATGGGCTACAATATCACAAGACTATAGTGAGGGAGGGATTCTGAATGGCCTCCTTCGTAGTATTTGGGTTAGTCACCCGCTTTTGCTGCTTGGTAATGAAAGAATGGTAGAGGAATTGTATAAAGGTTTGAAGCGTCGGAGATATCTGATTGTTTTAGATGATATATGGAATAAGAAGCCGTGGACAGTTTTAAGAAAGTGCTTTCCGGATGATGGAACCGGAAGTCGCATCATTGTCACCACTAGGCTATTGGAAGTGGCTGATTACATTGCCTCAGGGAGCTCATATCACCACATGAATCCTCTGAAAGATGATGAAAGCTGGAAGCTTCTTCATCAAAAGGTATTTGCAGCAGAAGAAACTTGCTCTTCTGAACTGGTGTCTATCGGGAGAAATATTGCAGAAAATTGCAGAGGACTACCTCTTGCAATTGATGTGGTTGGTGGACTTCTATCTCAGGCAGAGAGATCGCAAGTGTTCTGGGAGCAAGTTGCAAAGGATATAAGTGAAGCCGCAGCTGACAATACTACTGCACACTTGTTCCAAATATTATCAGTGAGTTACAATTATTTGCCTCATCATCTTAAACCATGTTTCCTTTATATGGGCATTTTCAAAGAAGATTCTGAGATCCGTGCCTCCAAACTCATCAAATTGTGGGTGGCAGAGGGATTTCTGAAACCAATATCAGGTAAAAGCTTGGAGGAGGCTGCGGAGATGTACCTAAAGGCTCTCGCTGACAGAAATCTTATTTGTGTCCCACGAGAAGAGTTTAAAGGAAATGTGAAAAGCTACAGTATACATGATCTCTTGAGGGACCTGTGTGTGAGGAAAGCTTATGAAGAGAACTTTCTATTCCTCAAGGCACGGTATATCCCAGGAGACGTGAGTTCACGTCGTGTCTGTGCTCATAGAATACAAGATATTGATAGACCCTTGGATCAAATGCGGCTAACCCGTTCTGTTCTATTTATGGGTAATGTAAGTTGGATGATATTATCCCCTTTGATTTCTGCATTCAGATTGTTGAGGGTACTGGATATATTGAGCATAGGATGTATACTGTTTCCAGGGGAAATAATACAATTGGTCAACTTAAGGTACCTTGCTCTACGCACTTCTAAAGTACCTTCCTCAATATCTAGACTGTGGAATTTGCAAGTTTTAATTGTTGAAGCAATTGCGGACTCGTTTAACCGGCATGTAGTGACGCCTGAAATATTAGAGATGACACAATTAAGACACATCAAGTTCAAGGGATTTTGTGTCTGGTATGATGATCAGTATAGGGAACATATTGTTGTCCAAGATCAGCTGCAAAGTCTATCTACCATAGCAGTCTCTGGACTTACTGACAGGGTTCTTCGGACTATCCCAAACCTGAAGAAATTAGGAATCTTTTGTGATGAAAAATTTGATCATGTGAGAGATCTGTCCCGTCTTCATAAACTCCACTCACTCAAATGTTCATCCGGGCTTTATGTTCACCATCACTCCGATTTGTCTAATCTCATTTTTCCGGATTCCCTCAAAAAGTTGGCTCTACAACATTGTGTAATTCATGATCCGCATATGAGTAGAATCGGTAACCTGCCCAATCttcaaattctcaaattaaGTAATTGTGGAATCAAAAACCGAAAGTGGAAGGTAAATGAAGGGGAGTTCTGCCAACTAAAGTATTTGATAATGGAACACTTGCATATGGATTTCTGGGCAGCCGATGATATCTGTTTCCCAAGACTTGAGCACCTGATTATTCGACATTGCGCATGGCTCCCTGAAATCCCTTATGGCATCGGAGACATTCCAACACTCAAAGTAATTGAGGTGCGTCAATACTTGCCTCCTCTGCTGGATTCAGTAAGAATGATACAGAAAAAACAGGAGAAAAATGGCAATGATGGCCTTGAAGTTCGTTTAAGCACCACCACTCTGTTACAGTAA